The Maledivibacter sp. genome includes a region encoding these proteins:
- a CDS encoding P-loop NTPase, translating into MKKICIYGKGGIGKSTTVCNIAVSFSLMGLKVAVIGCDPKADSTRNIMGKKIPTLLDNHDNKSFINYGYNGILCIEAGGPPPGTGCAGRGIVVALEKIKEDNLLEGIDVVIYDVIGDVVCGGFSSPLRENIADQVYIVTTSDFMSLYAANNICRGIRKYAKTGDIRLAGIIVNGRSSVVNTNMVEDIAREIGTKIIGVLPMSKYITLAEMSKKTVMELYPEESISQDIKKLAETIYNNNSACIPVPLLDEELEKICQSHLSI; encoded by the coding sequence ATGAAGAAGATATGTATATATGGTAAAGGTGGTATAGGAAAGTCAACAACTGTATGTAATATAGCTGTTAGTTTTAGCCTTATGGGACTTAAAGTAGCAGTTATAGGCTGTGATCCAAAGGCTGATTCTACTCGAAATATTATGGGTAAGAAAATACCTACTTTACTGGATAATCATGACAATAAATCCTTTATCAACTATGGATATAATGGAATACTTTGTATAGAAGCTGGAGGCCCTCCTCCAGGTACAGGCTGTGCTGGTAGAGGTATTGTAGTAGCACTTGAAAAAATAAAAGAAGATAATCTGCTAGAAGGTATAGATGTGGTCATATATGATGTCATTGGTGACGTAGTTTGTGGAGGTTTTTCTTCACCCCTAAGGGAAAATATTGCCGATCAGGTATATATCGTTACTACTTCTGACTTCATGTCCCTGTATGCCGCTAATAATATCTGTAGAGGAATTCGAAAGTATGCTAAGACAGGGGATATTAGACTAGCGGGTATTATTGTAAACGGTAGAAGTAGTGTCGTAAATACTAATATGGTAGAAGACATAGCTAGGGAAATAGGGACCAAAATCATCGGTGTACTACCCATGAGTAAATATATTACACTAGCCGAAATGAGTAAAAAAACGGTTATGGAATTATACCCTGAAGAGAGTATAAGTCAAGATATTAAAAAATTGGCAGAGACTATATATAATAATAATAGTGCCTGCATA